From Azospirillum brasilense, one genomic window encodes:
- a CDS encoding acetate--CoA ligase family protein: MTTVIDPLHTERPTDVVRRLLDTAKAEGRNALTAPEAKQLCDVYGIPVPKEGLATSAEEAVTLAEGMGFPVVMKIVSPQILHKTEARGVLVGLQNADAVRQGFRTIMENARAHDPGAGLIGVQVQQMLQSGVEVIVGSITDPSFGKLVAFGLGGVLVEVLKDITFRLAPVSREEALSMLDGIQAAEMLKGVRGGKAVDHEALAEVIVNVSRLVDEVPEIVELDLNPVFARENGATAADVRVVLDFAARTPRYRPSQEQIVRQMNRIMKPEAVAVIGASAEDGKIGNSVMKNLINGGYKGQIYPIHPKADAILGYRAYKSVKDVPGDIDVAVFAIPAKFVAQALGEVGEKKIPGAVLIPSGFAETGNVEGQEEIVAIARKHDVRLMGPNIYGFYYTPANLCATFCTPYDVKGKAALSSQSGGIGMAIIGFSRSAKMGVSAIVGLGNKSDIDEDDLLYFFEQDDNTQVVAMHCEDLKDGRAFAEAAKQVSKKKPVVVLKAGRTALGARAASSHTGALAGNDRIYEDVLRQSGVVRARSLQDLLQFARGIPVLPTPKGENVVIITGAGGSGVLLSDACVDNGLSLMAMPPDLDAAFRKFIPPFGAAGNPVDITGGEPPSTYQNTIRLGLEDDRIHALILGYWHTIITPPMVFAKLVIEVKEEMKAQGIEKPIVASLAGDVQVEEAANHLYDHGVVAYPYTTETPVAVLGAKYKWARAAGLV; the protein is encoded by the coding sequence ATGACCACAGTCATCGATCCGCTCCACACCGAGCGTCCAACGGATGTCGTCCGCCGCCTTCTCGACACCGCCAAGGCCGAGGGCCGCAATGCGCTGACCGCGCCGGAAGCCAAGCAACTCTGCGATGTGTACGGCATTCCAGTGCCGAAGGAAGGCTTGGCGACGAGCGCCGAGGAAGCCGTCACCCTCGCCGAGGGTATGGGTTTCCCGGTGGTGATGAAAATCGTGTCGCCGCAGATCCTGCACAAGACTGAAGCCCGCGGCGTCCTGGTTGGTCTCCAGAACGCCGACGCCGTCCGACAAGGCTTCAGGACCATCATGGAGAACGCCCGCGCCCATGATCCCGGGGCGGGCTTGATCGGTGTGCAGGTCCAGCAGATGCTGCAGAGCGGCGTGGAGGTCATCGTCGGTTCCATCACGGACCCGAGTTTCGGCAAGCTGGTGGCCTTCGGCCTCGGTGGCGTGCTGGTCGAGGTGCTGAAGGACATCACCTTCCGCCTCGCCCCGGTCAGTCGCGAGGAAGCCCTCTCGATGCTTGACGGCATCCAGGCCGCGGAGATGCTGAAAGGCGTGCGTGGCGGCAAGGCGGTCGACCACGAAGCGCTCGCCGAGGTGATCGTCAACGTCTCGCGCCTCGTCGACGAGGTGCCGGAGATCGTCGAACTCGACCTCAACCCGGTCTTCGCGCGCGAGAACGGAGCCACCGCCGCCGACGTGCGCGTGGTCTTGGATTTCGCGGCCAGGACGCCGCGCTACCGCCCGTCGCAGGAGCAGATTGTCCGGCAGATGAACCGGATCATGAAGCCCGAGGCGGTGGCCGTCATCGGCGCCTCGGCCGAAGATGGGAAGATCGGCAACTCGGTGATGAAGAACCTCATCAACGGCGGCTACAAGGGCCAGATCTATCCGATCCATCCGAAGGCCGACGCCATCCTCGGCTACAGGGCCTACAAAAGCGTCAAGGACGTGCCGGGCGACATCGACGTGGCGGTGTTCGCCATTCCGGCCAAGTTCGTCGCCCAGGCGTTGGGCGAAGTCGGCGAGAAGAAAATCCCCGGTGCCGTGCTGATCCCTTCGGGCTTCGCCGAGACCGGCAACGTCGAAGGGCAGGAGGAGATCGTCGCCATCGCGCGCAAGCATGACGTGCGGCTGATGGGGCCGAACATCTACGGTTTCTACTACACGCCGGCAAACCTGTGCGCCACCTTCTGCACGCCGTACGACGTGAAGGGCAAGGCGGCGCTGTCGTCGCAGTCCGGCGGCATCGGCATGGCAATCATCGGCTTCAGCCGCTCCGCCAAGATGGGCGTTTCGGCGATCGTCGGGCTCGGCAACAAGTCGGACATCGATGAGGACGACCTGCTGTACTTCTTCGAACAGGACGACAACACCCAGGTCGTCGCCATGCACTGCGAGGACCTGAAGGACGGCCGGGCCTTCGCGGAGGCCGCCAAGCAGGTTTCGAAGAAGAAGCCGGTGGTCGTGCTGAAAGCCGGGCGCACGGCCCTTGGCGCACGGGCGGCCAGTTCCCACACGGGCGCGCTTGCCGGCAACGACAGGATTTACGAAGACGTGCTGCGGCAGTCGGGCGTGGTCCGGGCGCGCAGTCTGCAGGACCTGCTGCAATTCGCCCGTGGAATCCCGGTGTTGCCGACGCCGAAGGGCGAGAACGTCGTGATCATCACAGGCGCCGGCGGATCGGGTGTGCTGTTGTCGGACGCCTGCGTGGACAACGGCCTGTCGTTGATGGCGATGCCGCCGGACCTCGACGCCGCCTTCCGCAAATTCATCCCGCCTTTCGGCGCCGCCGGCAACCCGGTGGACATTACGGGTGGGGAACCGCCGTCGACCTACCAGAACACCATCCGGCTTGGCCTGGAGGACGACCGCATACACGCGTTGATCCTGGGCTACTGGCACACGATCATCACGCCGCCAATGGTGTTTGCCAAGCTCGTCATCGAGGTGAAGGAGGAGATGAAGGCGCAGGGCATCGAGAAGCCCATCGTCGCTTCGCTGGCCGGCGACGTCCAGGTGGAGGAGGCCGCGAACCACCTGTATGACCATGGCGTCGTGGCTTACCCCTACACGACCGAGACGCCGGTCGCGGTGCTGGGTGCCAAGTACAAGTGGGCTCGCGCGGCCGGGCTGGTTTAG
- a CDS encoding c-type cytochrome, protein MTERFTKAAARNIFYGGSLFFFVAFVSLTAASHIYVVNTGTDSKGLTDSVARGKHVWEKNSCINCHTLLGEGAYFAPELGNVWIRYGGDKDPEGARAALAGWMAAQPSGIEGRRQMPQFHLTEQEVNDLAAFLEWTSRINTQNWPPKISG, encoded by the coding sequence ATGACGGAACGCTTCACCAAAGCGGCCGCCCGGAACATCTTTTACGGAGGATCGCTCTTCTTCTTCGTCGCCTTCGTCTCGCTGACGGCGGCAAGTCACATCTACGTCGTCAACACCGGCACCGACAGCAAGGGGCTGACCGACAGCGTCGCCCGCGGCAAGCATGTGTGGGAGAAGAATTCCTGCATCAATTGCCACACGCTGCTGGGCGAGGGCGCCTATTTCGCGCCGGAGTTGGGCAATGTCTGGATCCGCTACGGCGGCGACAAGGACCCGGAGGGCGCGCGCGCCGCGTTGGCCGGCTGGATGGCCGCCCAGCCCAGCGGCATCGAGGGCCGCCGCCAGATGCCGCAGTTCCACCTGACGGAGCAGGAGGTCAACGACCTCGCCGCCTTCCTGGAGTGGACCAGCCGCATCAACACCCAGAACTGGCCGCCCAAGATTTCCGGCTGA
- a CDS encoding IS6 family transposase — translation MTTRADHRYTGYRYPAEVIATAVWLYFRFPLSLRMVEEMLAARGILVSYETVRQWGLKFGRDIADQLRRRAPQRGDKWHLDEVVLTIAGKKQYLWRAVDRDGFVLDVLVQSRRDAKAAKRLLCKLLKKQGRTPRVLVTDKLKSYAAAKKDLKLGSEHRQSRYLNNACEVSHQPTRRRERHMKRFKSARHAQRFLSTHSPIHNHFQLRRHLISATEYRDTRARAFTIWREVTGLALTA, via the coding sequence ATGACGACCCGCGCCGACCACCGCTATACTGGTTACCGCTACCCCGCCGAGGTCATCGCGACGGCGGTCTGGCTGTACTTCCGCTTTCCCCTGAGCCTGCGGATGGTCGAGGAGATGCTGGCAGCGCGCGGCATCCTCGTCAGTTATGAAACGGTGCGGCAGTGGGGCCTGAAGTTCGGCCGCGACATCGCCGACCAACTGCGCCGACGTGCTCCCCAGCGCGGCGACAAGTGGCACCTCGACGAGGTGGTCCTGACCATCGCTGGCAAGAAGCAGTATCTCTGGCGGGCCGTCGACCGCGATGGCTTCGTGCTCGATGTGCTGGTGCAGAGCCGGCGTGATGCCAAGGCGGCCAAGCGCCTGCTCTGCAAATTGCTGAAAAAGCAGGGCCGCACGCCGCGAGTGCTGGTGACCGACAAGCTGAAATCCTACGCGGCAGCGAAGAAGGACTTGAAGCTCGGCAGCGAGCATCGGCAAAGCCGCTACCTGAACAACGCCTGCGAAGTGTCACATCAGCCAACGCGACGGCGCGAGCGGCACATGAAGAGGTTCAAATCCGCCCGGCATGCCCAGAGGTTCCTCTCCACCCACAGCCCGATCCACAACCATTTCCAGCTCCGCCGCCATCTGATCTCCGCCACCGAGTACCGTGACACCCGAGCGCGCGCCTTCACCATCTGGCGCGAGGTGACCGGCCTCGCCCTGACCGCCTGA
- a CDS encoding cbb3-type cytochrome c oxidase subunit I codes for MKYESQKVALPYFYGALALFGVQLLVGLLAGTVYVLPNVLSELLPFNILRMIHTNALIVWLLMGFFGAAYYLIPEEAERELHSPKLAYIQFGLFMFGALAAVVGYVFRIHEGREFLEQPTWIKVAIVVVALMFLYNISMTVLKGRRTVITNILVMGLWGIALFFLFSFYNPTNLALDKMYWWYVVHLWVEGVWELVMASILAFLMIKMTGVDREIVEKWLYAIVGLALFSGLLGTGHHYYWIGTPGYWQWIGSLFSTLEVAPFFFMVVFAVKMVLKGGRDHPNKAALLWSVGCAVTAFFGAGVWGFLHTLSWVNYYTHGTQVTAAHGHLAFFGAYVMINLAIFSYAMPHLRGVAPYHQTLNKASFWLMTGGMAVMTFALTFAGVVQVHLQRVMGMDYMTVQAEIAPFYWVRLAAGAAVFIGAVLYLYALLGPVPAARKTTGIRGAVQPAE; via the coding sequence ATGAAATACGAATCCCAAAAGGTCGCGCTGCCCTACTTCTACGGTGCGCTGGCCCTGTTCGGCGTTCAGCTCCTGGTCGGCCTGCTGGCCGGCACGGTCTATGTGCTGCCCAACGTCCTGTCGGAACTGCTTCCCTTCAACATCCTGCGGATGATCCACACGAACGCGCTGATCGTGTGGCTTCTGATGGGCTTCTTCGGCGCCGCCTACTACCTGATCCCGGAAGAGGCGGAGCGCGAGCTGCACAGCCCGAAGCTGGCCTACATCCAGTTCGGCCTGTTCATGTTCGGCGCGCTGGCCGCCGTCGTCGGCTACGTCTTCCGCATCCACGAGGGGCGGGAGTTCCTGGAGCAGCCGACGTGGATCAAGGTCGCGATCGTCGTCGTCGCGCTGATGTTCCTCTACAACATCTCCATGACGGTGCTGAAGGGCCGGCGCACGGTCATCACCAACATCCTGGTGATGGGGCTGTGGGGCATCGCTCTGTTCTTCCTGTTCTCCTTCTACAACCCGACCAACCTCGCGCTGGACAAGATGTACTGGTGGTACGTCGTCCATCTCTGGGTCGAGGGCGTGTGGGAGCTGGTGATGGCCTCGATCCTCGCCTTCCTGATGATCAAGATGACCGGCGTCGACCGCGAGATCGTCGAGAAGTGGCTCTACGCCATCGTCGGGCTGGCCCTCTTCTCCGGCCTGCTGGGCACCGGTCACCATTACTATTGGATCGGCACGCCGGGCTACTGGCAGTGGATCGGTTCGCTGTTCTCGACGCTGGAGGTCGCCCCCTTCTTCTTCATGGTCGTCTTCGCGGTGAAGATGGTGCTGAAGGGCGGGCGCGATCACCCGAACAAGGCCGCCCTGCTGTGGTCGGTCGGCTGCGCGGTGACGGCCTTCTTCGGGGCGGGCGTCTGGGGCTTCCTGCACACGCTGTCCTGGGTCAACTACTACACCCACGGCACGCAGGTGACGGCGGCGCACGGGCATCTCGCCTTCTTCGGCGCCTATGTGATGATCAACCTCGCCATCTTCAGCTACGCCATGCCGCATCTGCGCGGCGTCGCGCCCTACCACCAGACCCTCAACAAGGCCAGCTTCTGGCTGATGACCGGCGGCATGGCGGTGATGACCTTCGCCCTGACCTTCGCCGGGGTCGTGCAGGTCCACCTCCAGCGCGTGATGGGCATGGACTACATGACCGTCCAGGCGGAGATCGCCCCCTTCTACTGGGTGCGTCTGGCCGCCGGTGCCGCGGTGTTCATCGGCGCCGTCCTCTACCTCTACGCCCTGCTGGGTCCGGTGCCCGCGGCCCGGAAGACCACGGGGATCCGCGGGGCCGTCCAGCCTGCAGAGTAA
- a CDS encoding PAS domain-containing protein, giving the protein MLKSLQKRAPRKKANRLLPFLLLIAAPLLAFELFPIMQLHTAREAELRQDASYFLDLVDAEQRRIIQDIHHILFALTEAGVGSMDATACQEVMSRIRAKYPSYMAMEISDANGAVWCSTDSMTVGRVIAGRLLQDAARTDGIVTGQSMLSPITGQPAIPFARAHRREDGDYHGVIAALLDAAWLRESLTQDSLPDNTCLLVADRDGTVLATIPNAPELAGRLLPEPFGHLLREANKGVVELAGMDGRPRVFAYSPATSGAQGLYLHVGLDKATAMRPIHTATFWTVAVFLGLLLTTGLGALWGVRRFLRVREEAQHSARKVSVLLANTVDGVIEFDRDWRFLKLNDMARTLVAQGRDLLGMRLWDAFPELAEGQLADELRRAMTERVPVDVEFRGPQTGRWFWLRAFPTPRGLTVHLLDISRRTMAEEELRASNERLSLALQSAQAGSFDWDLRTGRGHWSEGSYHLFGLDPESDAPCLESWLRTVKPDDVETITAAAQAQLFGERKPYLVLEYRIMLPDGAVRWVLSTGRVHYDTDGKPLRMSGLNIDITERKSVEAALQRSERNLAIALNAANAGLWDLDLRTGVVTWSDGMYRLLGVDPTTFHPSEPAFYDLVVADDHPVLRQAVQDVLEGRRPVYQAEFRISHPGKGVCWLLGVGRAEHDGSGRPIRLSGMNMDVSERRAMEQALRDAKTLADEANQSKSRFLAAASHDLRQPLQSALLFAGVLQSHALEDRGRRSLMALERALDTLKALLDSLLDVSRLDVGTIVPQVRDMPLASLLDEMRAAYSPIAASKGLELHVTDPGPTLAVRSDPVLLGRILRNLVENALRYTPEGYVRVVCDIAPDRVSIQVHDSGIGISAEQMGRVFEEFHQVNNPERDRSQGLGLGLAIVQRLSQLLDHPVTVRSEPGRGSTFAVDVPLASAAGTSPPRPKPVVTADGQRRLAVLIDDDVIVLSGLRTLFMEWGYEVVIAGSAAQALEGLRDMPRAPDLVVADYRLRGGEVGTDAVASIRAQAGHPIPGIILTGDMGSDSERHATALGVAFLRKPVASNQLLAAVQEFLGS; this is encoded by the coding sequence TTGCTGAAGTCCTTACAGAAGCGAGCGCCTCGTAAAAAAGCCAACCGCCTGCTGCCATTCCTCCTGCTCATCGCTGCTCCGTTGCTGGCGTTCGAGCTCTTTCCGATCATGCAGCTTCATACGGCCCGTGAGGCCGAGCTTCGACAGGATGCCAGCTACTTTCTCGACCTTGTGGACGCGGAACAAAGACGGATCATACAGGACATCCATCACATCCTGTTCGCTCTTACCGAAGCGGGGGTGGGGAGTATGGACGCCACGGCCTGCCAGGAGGTCATGTCCCGGATCAGGGCCAAGTATCCGAGCTACATGGCAATGGAAATTTCCGACGCGAACGGTGCCGTATGGTGCTCGACAGACTCCATGACGGTGGGGCGGGTGATTGCAGGTCGGCTCCTCCAGGATGCGGCGCGCACCGATGGCATCGTCACAGGCCAGTCCATGCTATCGCCGATCACGGGACAACCCGCCATTCCCTTCGCCCGTGCCCACCGCCGGGAGGATGGAGATTATCATGGAGTGATTGCGGCACTTCTCGACGCCGCTTGGCTGCGGGAGTCCCTCACGCAGGACTCCTTGCCGGACAATACCTGTCTCCTTGTCGCCGACCGTGACGGAACGGTTCTCGCAACCATCCCTAACGCACCGGAACTGGCCGGCCGCTTGTTGCCTGAACCGTTCGGTCATTTGTTGCGCGAGGCGAACAAAGGTGTGGTTGAATTGGCGGGGATGGACGGTCGGCCACGGGTGTTTGCCTATTCACCGGCAACGTCGGGTGCCCAGGGCTTGTATCTGCATGTCGGGCTCGACAAGGCAACGGCGATGCGTCCCATTCACACCGCAACCTTCTGGACCGTGGCCGTCTTTCTTGGGCTGCTCCTGACCACGGGCCTCGGCGCCCTGTGGGGTGTACGCCGTTTCCTGAGAGTGCGCGAAGAGGCCCAACACTCCGCCCGCAAAGTCAGCGTGTTGCTGGCCAACACCGTGGATGGCGTCATCGAGTTCGATCGGGACTGGCGATTCCTCAAACTCAACGACATGGCCAGGACCCTGGTCGCTCAAGGCCGCGACCTGCTCGGCATGCGGCTGTGGGACGCTTTTCCCGAACTCGCCGAAGGCCAACTGGCGGATGAGTTGCGCAGGGCCATGACCGAACGGGTTCCGGTGGACGTCGAATTCCGCGGTCCGCAGACCGGCCGCTGGTTCTGGCTCCGAGCGTTTCCCACCCCGAGGGGCCTGACCGTCCATCTGTTGGACATTTCCCGACGGACGATGGCCGAAGAGGAACTTCGGGCAAGCAACGAACGCCTCAGCTTGGCCCTGCAGTCGGCTCAGGCCGGCAGTTTCGACTGGGATTTGCGCACTGGGCGCGGGCACTGGTCGGAGGGCAGTTATCACCTGTTCGGCTTGGACCCGGAGAGCGATGCTCCCTGCTTGGAGTCCTGGCTCCGTACAGTGAAACCGGACGATGTCGAAACCATCACGGCCGCGGCTCAGGCGCAGCTCTTCGGTGAGCGGAAGCCCTATCTCGTACTGGAATACCGCATCATGCTCCCGGATGGGGCGGTCCGATGGGTGTTATCCACCGGACGTGTCCACTACGACACGGACGGCAAGCCGTTGCGCATGAGCGGCCTGAACATCGACATCACCGAGCGCAAGTCCGTGGAGGCGGCCTTGCAGCGGAGCGAACGTAATCTCGCCATTGCCTTGAACGCCGCAAACGCCGGTCTGTGGGATCTCGATCTCCGCACTGGCGTCGTGACCTGGTCGGACGGCATGTACCGTCTGTTGGGTGTCGATCCGACGACGTTCCACCCCAGTGAACCCGCGTTCTACGACCTGGTTGTTGCGGACGATCACCCGGTGTTGCGGCAGGCCGTGCAGGACGTGCTCGAAGGCCGGCGGCCGGTTTACCAGGCGGAGTTTCGCATTTCGCATCCGGGAAAGGGGGTCTGCTGGTTACTGGGAGTGGGGCGGGCGGAACATGATGGCAGCGGTCGTCCAATCCGCCTGAGCGGCATGAACATGGACGTCTCCGAGCGTCGGGCAATGGAGCAGGCTCTACGGGATGCCAAGACCCTGGCCGATGAAGCCAACCAGTCCAAGTCCAGATTTCTGGCCGCCGCCAGCCACGATTTGCGGCAACCGCTCCAGTCGGCTTTGCTGTTCGCCGGCGTTTTGCAGTCTCATGCCCTCGAGGACCGGGGCCGCCGCTCGTTAATGGCCCTGGAGCGTGCCTTGGACACGTTGAAGGCCCTGCTCGACAGCCTGCTCGACGTTTCTCGCTTGGATGTCGGAACGATTGTGCCTCAGGTCCGTGACATGCCGCTTGCGTCGCTGCTGGATGAGATGCGAGCCGCTTATTCACCGATCGCGGCGAGCAAGGGTCTGGAACTCCATGTCACCGACCCCGGACCAACTCTGGCGGTGCGAAGCGATCCGGTGCTGCTCGGTCGCATATTGCGCAATCTGGTCGAGAATGCTTTGCGCTACACCCCTGAAGGCTATGTGCGGGTCGTCTGCGACATCGCTCCCGACCGCGTGAGCATCCAGGTTCACGACAGTGGAATCGGCATATCCGCCGAGCAGATGGGTCGGGTGTTCGAAGAGTTCCATCAGGTCAACAACCCGGAACGCGACCGGAGCCAAGGGTTGGGTCTGGGGCTTGCCATCGTGCAGCGGCTCTCCCAACTGCTTGATCACCCGGTGACCGTACGCTCCGAACCGGGGCGTGGATCGACCTTTGCGGTCGATGTCCCCCTTGCGAGCGCCGCGGGGACAAGTCCGCCCCGGCCCAAGCCGGTTGTAACGGCCGACGGGCAACGGCGTTTGGCTGTTCTGATCGATGACGACGTGATCGTGCTCTCCGGGTTGCGGACATTGTTCATGGAGTGGGGCTACGAGGTCGTCATCGCCGGGTCCGCGGCGCAGGCTCTCGAAGGTCTGCGAGACATGCCGCGTGCGCCGGACCTTGTCGTCGCGGATTATCGACTGCGAGGAGGCGAAGTCGGAACGGACGCCGTCGCCTCCATCCGCGCACAGGCTGGCCATCCGATACCCGGCATCATTCTGACCGGGGATATGGGGTCTGACAGCGAACGCCACGCCACGGCCCTCGGTGTGGCATTCCTCCGCAAACCCGTCGCCTCCAATCAACTCCTTGCCGCTGTGCAGGAGTTTCTCGGCAGTTGA
- the frc gene encoding formyl-CoA transferase gives MGKALEGVRVLDFTHVQSGPTCTQLLAWFGADVIKVERPGEGDITRGQLRDVPEADSLYFTMLNHNKRSITLDTKNPDGKRVLEDLVRICDVMVENFAPGVLERMGLTWERIQELNPRIIVASVKGFGPGPYEDCKVYENVAQCAGGSASTTGFDDGPPMVTGAQIGDSGTGLHLALGIVTALYQRTQTGRGQKVLAAMQDAVLNLCRVKLRDQQRLERGPLKEYPQYPNGEFGDTVPRAGNASGGGQPGWILKCKGWETDPNAYIYFITQAPVWAKICDVIGKPEWVTDPDYATPAARLPRLKDIFATVEEWTMTKTKFEVMEILNKYDIPCGPILSMKELAEDQSLRETGTIVEVDHPTRGKYLTVGNPIKLSDSPTEVTRSPLLGEHTDEILREVLGFDERRIGEVRDSGALGAARRPLTTE, from the coding sequence ATGGGCAAGGCACTTGAAGGCGTGCGGGTTCTGGACTTTACCCACGTTCAGTCGGGTCCGACCTGCACGCAGCTTCTGGCGTGGTTCGGCGCCGACGTCATCAAGGTCGAGCGTCCGGGCGAGGGCGACATCACGCGCGGCCAGCTGCGCGACGTGCCCGAGGCCGACAGCCTCTACTTCACCATGCTGAACCACAACAAGCGGTCCATCACGCTGGACACCAAGAACCCGGACGGCAAGCGCGTCCTGGAGGATCTGGTGCGCATCTGCGACGTGATGGTCGAGAATTTCGCCCCCGGCGTGCTCGAGCGCATGGGCCTGACCTGGGAGCGCATCCAGGAGCTGAACCCCCGCATCATCGTCGCCTCGGTCAAGGGCTTCGGCCCCGGTCCCTACGAGGACTGCAAGGTCTATGAGAACGTCGCGCAGTGCGCCGGCGGCTCGGCCTCGACGACCGGCTTCGACGACGGCCCGCCGATGGTCACCGGCGCCCAGATCGGCGACAGCGGCACCGGCCTGCATCTGGCGCTGGGCATCGTGACGGCGCTCTACCAGCGCACCCAGACCGGGCGCGGCCAGAAGGTGCTGGCGGCCATGCAGGACGCCGTGCTGAACCTCTGCCGCGTCAAGCTGCGCGACCAGCAGCGGCTGGAGCGCGGCCCGCTGAAAGAGTACCCGCAGTACCCGAACGGCGAGTTCGGCGATACCGTGCCGCGCGCCGGCAACGCCTCGGGCGGCGGCCAGCCGGGCTGGATCCTGAAGTGCAAGGGCTGGGAGACCGATCCCAACGCCTACATCTACTTCATCACCCAGGCGCCGGTCTGGGCGAAGATCTGCGACGTCATCGGCAAGCCGGAGTGGGTCACCGATCCGGACTACGCGACGCCCGCCGCGCGCCTGCCGCGCCTGAAGGACATCTTCGCGACCGTCGAAGAGTGGACCATGACCAAGACGAAGTTCGAGGTCATGGAGATCCTGAACAAGTACGACATCCCCTGCGGCCCCATCCTGTCGATGAAGGAGCTGGCGGAGGATCAGTCGCTGCGCGAGACCGGCACCATCGTCGAGGTGGACCACCCGACGCGCGGCAAGTACCTGACGGTCGGCAACCCGATCAAGCTGTCGGACAGCCCGACCGAGGTCACGCGGTCGCCGCTTCTGGGCGAACACACCGACGAGATCCTGCGCGAGGTGCTCGGCTTCGACGAACGCCGCATCGGCGAGGTTCGCGACAGCGGCGCTCTGGGTGCCGCGCGCAGACCGCTGACCACCGAGTAG
- a CDS encoding SGNH/GDSL hydrolase family protein, with amino-acid sequence MVSSASMPHIVLLGDSIFDNSAYVGGGPDVTAQLRLRLPSGCRATLREEDGAVTSSVVRQIQQCPPDATHLIVCVGGNDALRHSGLLDEGARSVAAVVNRLGEIRERFEGDYGTMLDAVLASRLPTAVCTIYDARYPDPLRQRLVITGLTIFNDVITREAFIRGLPLIDLRLICDKAEDYANPIEPSVQGGAKIAAAIAALTTSHNWPQGRSAVFAF; translated from the coding sequence ATGGTTTCATCCGCATCGATGCCGCATATCGTCCTGCTGGGCGATTCGATCTTCGACAACTCCGCCTATGTCGGAGGCGGACCGGACGTGACGGCACAGCTTCGTTTGCGTCTGCCGTCGGGCTGCCGTGCGACGTTACGAGAAGAAGACGGTGCCGTGACCAGCAGCGTCGTTCGGCAAATCCAGCAATGTCCTCCTGACGCGACTCATCTCATCGTGTGTGTGGGTGGCAACGATGCGTTGCGCCACTCCGGTCTGCTGGATGAAGGAGCGCGATCTGTTGCCGCGGTGGTCAACAGGCTGGGCGAGATCCGGGAGCGGTTCGAGGGCGACTATGGGACAATGCTCGACGCCGTCTTGGCCTCGCGCTTGCCGACGGCAGTCTGCACGATCTACGACGCGCGCTACCCCGACCCGCTTCGGCAACGATTGGTCATTACCGGCCTGACCATCTTCAACGACGTCATCACCCGTGAGGCATTTATACGGGGCTTGCCGCTCATCGACTTGCGCCTGATCTGCGACAAGGCGGAGGACTACGCAAATCCCATTGAGCCGTCTGTTCAGGGTGGTGCGAAGATCGCCGCTGCCATCGCCGCTTTGACCACCTCCCACAACTGGCCACAAGGACGATCGGCGGTGTTTGCGTTCTGA